In the Plectropomus leopardus isolate mb chromosome 5, YSFRI_Pleo_2.0, whole genome shotgun sequence genome, one interval contains:
- the si:dkey-243k1.3 gene encoding endonuclease domain-containing 1 protein-like, which translates to MQTLASLCALLLLLFSVHADVVERFEDVPECMKYFYKEKVPQWGASTAGAARLCQRFINRYHFATLYDTNHRIAVYSAYRFQPSNGGGRERRWFVEPQLVDMSWQAEMKDGYWLGQDNPGVYLGEKQALNEDYTHSGFDRGHLNPNGHHAVPSRNATFTLTNVVPQNPKLNQNAWRIHESQLTDLFRDKCSTAYVLVGAVPSADNWIVKNNVKRVNIPDYLWNAYCCVDNNGRTIHSGAATARNTEVNWVEKLSLDELGEFLQQFSSQPVGELFYNNCRA; encoded by the exons ATGCAAACTTTGGCCTCTTTGTGCGCTCTTCTCTTGCTCCTCTTCTCTGTCCATGCAGATGTTGTGGAACGTTTTGAG gatgtGCCAGAATGCATGAAATATTTCTATAAAGAGAAAGTGCCACAGTGGGGGGCTTCCACAGCTGGTGCTGCCCGTCTCTGTCAGCGCTTCATTAACAG GTACCACTTTGCCACCCTGTATGACACCAACCATCGTATTGCTGTCTACTCTGCCTATCGTTTCCAGCCCAGCAATGGAGGTGGCAGGGAGAGACGGTGGTTTGTGGAACCTCAG CTGGTAGACATGTCCTGGCAAGCAGAGATGAAGGATGGCTACTGGCTGGGTCAAGACAACCCTGGGGTCTACCTCGGAGAGAAACAGGCTCTGAATGAGGACTACACACACTCTGGATTTGACCGTGGTCACCTCAACCCCAACGGACACCATGCAG TCCCGAGCCGCAATGCTACTTTTACCCTGACCAATGTGGTTCCCCAGAACCCCAAGCTGAACCAGAACGCCTGGAGGATCCATGAGTCCCAGCTCACTGACCTTTTCCGGGACAAGTGCTCCACGGCCTATGTGCTGGTTGGAGCCGTTCCCTCTGCAGACAACTGGATTGTGAAAAACAATGTGAAGCGTGTCAACATCCCAGACTATCTGTGGAACGCCTACTGCTGTGTGGACAACAATGGCAGAACCATCCACAGTGGTGCTGCCACAGCGAGGAACACAGAGGTCAACTGGGTGGAGAAGCTTTCACTGGATGAACTGGGAGAATTCCTTCAGCAGTTCTCCAGTCAGCCAGTAGGGGAGCTGTTTTACAACAACTGCAGGGCGTAA
- the LOC121943746 gene encoding TRPM8 channel-associated factor homolog gives MSTKPIQSYHEGAYKSLMKGLKELDFRSSSVPCDLVLTGDQAFPLAINSEGQVLVAASQYGHGRIVVLAHETYLTTFPALVENALIWLRGDGSDNLSVGVQEYVKAVADNLSKSSFQAKVVGAFSDKLGVGVYVTDAYSAGAKMKELVAFLKAGGGVLIGGQAWHWATQNPKANAFLQFPGNKVSGVAGIYFSTAYGGKEVLPVQPQIPSSLKTLRAGKDFEDDLKVLHQGISEFDLGGDMALSKALVHGPLAFPIGTTKDGQTFLAGSYYGKGRVIVITHEKLLTVKTLTSFWTNAIDWLDQGRKGVVGVVPGLKLANKSGLKFEETKLKKDLSVFVCTAWSDDHAEEIQDFVAEGGGLLIGGHVWYWALTHFGGNPMTETTGNKILNRMGLSLSPEIIGEGSYKTPVPSQAMKDTIHFRHLLRRFAGHVIKGDKLTEHEEKNLKQLGMECTYFLKMEALDSYSYIYVLSVLTDILKFGMPQVSEKNPVKTPKDHLLLRAGPEVYKVSPDRDALLPYLIKDLPSLPLINNQRIRINVNTAGEEWISTGLYLSPGMKTEIIIPAEIVNKDWKIQIGCQSDTLNHDELKRAPHVVERFPVTMKKMQVWNMWGGLIYLVAPPNTKVEGAEVIVQQAISAPYYKSGVSTSADWSSLGKAPAPWAEMEFDNIILTVPSDFIRDLEKPEEVEALWNEIMKGVADLAVIPQKLPRKERIVADVQISAGGLHAGYPVMMHTYDAGELFRVNDAKTKGLWGEIHELGHNQQRSAWEFGGHTGEATCNLWSVYVHEEVLGLNRAKAHGALSPTERKSTIDKYVKGGRKLSDWNVWTALETYLQLQEKFGWDAIKKVFAVYHKMTSYPSDNKEKMNLYAVTFSEAVGMNLSGFFKAWSWPIGRDTEEKLFSLPPWSDHPMVKYE, from the exons ATGTCCACTAAACCCATCCAGTCCTATCATGAAGGGGCCTACAAGTCCCTCATGAAAGGTTTGAAAGAGCTGGACTTCCGGAGCTCCAGTGTTCCCTGTGACCTGGTGCTAACTGGAGACCAAGCCTTTCCATTAGCAATAAATAGCGAAGGCCAGGTCCTGGTGGCAGCCTCCCAGTACGGCCATGGGAGGATTGTGGTCCTGGCTCATGAGACCTACCTGACCACCTTTCCTGCTCTGGTAGAGAACGCTCTGATCTGGCTGAGAGGAGATGGATCTGACAACCTGTCTGTGGGGGTCCAAGAATACGTCAAGGCAGTCGCTGATAACCTCAGCAAATCCAGCTTCCAAGCCAAAGTTGTGGGGGCCTTCAGTGACAAACTGGGGGTTGGTGTGTATGTGACGGACGCCTACAGCGCGGGTGCAAAGATGAAGGAGCTGGTGGCGTTTCTGAAAGCTGGAGGAGGAGTGCTGATAGGGGGGCAGGCATGGCACTGGGCTACACAAAACCCTAAAGCAAATGCATTTCTGCAATTTCCAGGGAACAAAGTGTCTGGAGTTGCAGGAATTTACTTTTCTACAGCTTATGGGGGGAAAGAGGTCCTGCCTGTCCAGCCTCAGATCCCATCCTCACTGAAGACTTTACG TGCTGGTAAAGATTTCGAGGATGACCTGAAGGTCTTACACCAGGGGATTTCAGAGTTTGACCTTGGGGGTGATATGGCTTTGTCGAAGGCTCTGGTCCATGGTCCACTGGCCTTCCCCATTGGTACCACTAAGGATGGACAGACGTTCCTAGCAGGAAGCTACTATGGAAAGGGACGAGTCATTGTGATCACACATGAAAAACTTCTGACAGTCAAG ACGCTGACTTCCTTTTGGACCAATGCCATTGATTGGTTGGACCAAGGCCGGAAGGGAGTTGTTGGTGTTGTGCCAGGCCTCAAACTTGCCAACAAGTCAGGGTTAAAGTTTGAGGAGACGAAGCTGAAGAAAGACCTGAGTGTATTTGTTTGTACAGCATGGAGCGATGATCATGCAGAGGAAATCCAAGACTTTGTAGCAGAGGGAGGAGGCCTTCTCATTGGTGGGCATGTGTGGTACTGGGCATTGACACATTTTGGGGGAAACCCAATGACAGAAACCACAG GGAACAAGATCCTTAACAGAATGGGCTTGAGCCTGTCACCAGAAATAATTGGAGAAGGGTCCTACAAGACTCCAGTGCCTAGCCAGGCCATGAAGGACACAATCCACTTCCGCCACCTTCTGCGGCGTTTTGCTGGTCATGTTATCAAGGGGGACAAACTCACCGAGCATGAGGAGAAAAACCTTAAACAACTGGGCATGGAGTGTACATACTTTTTGAAGATGGAGGCTCTTGACAGCTACTCCTACATATATGTGCTGTCCGTCCTCACTGACATATTGAAGTTTGGCATGCCACAG GTGAGTGAGAAGAACCCTGTGAAAACTCCCAAAGACCACCTGCTCCTCAGAGCGGGACCAGAGGTGTATAAAGTGTCCCCAGATCGTGACGCTCTCCTGCCGTACCTCATCAAGGATCTCCCTTCATTGCctttgatcaataatcaaagGATCAGGATCAATGTCAACACAGCAG GGGAGGAGTGGATCAGTACAGGTCTGTACCTCTCTCCTGGTATGAAGACCGAGATCATCATCCCAGCAGAGATCGTCAACAAGGATTGGAAg ATCCAGATCGGTTGTCAGTCAGACACACTGAATCATGACGAGCTGAAGAGAGCACCACATGTTGTTGAGCGATTTCCGGTTACCATGAAGAAGATGCAGGTGTGGAACATGTGGGGAGGACTCATCTACCTGGTGGCTCCACCCAACACAAAGGTGGAGGGGGCAGAGGTCATAGTGCAACAAGCGATATCTGCTCCTTATTACAAGtctg GCGTGTCAACATCAGCGGATTGGTCATCCCTGGGCAAAGCTCCTGCACCCTGGGCAGAGATGGAGTTTGACAACATCATCCTCACTGTACCATCTGATTTTATTCGAGACCTGGAAAAACCTGAAGAGGTGGAGGCACTTTGGAATGAGATCATGAAGGGTGTCGCTGACCTGGCTGTCATACCGCAGAAACTTCCCCGAAAAGAGCGTATTGTTGCAGATGTGCAGATTTCTGCtg GTGGTCTGCATGCAGGCTATCCTGTCATGATGCACACATATGATGCAGGTGAGCTGTTCAGAGTAAATGATGCCAAGACCAAAGGCCTTTGGGGAGAAATTCATGAACTGGGACACAACCAACAGAGATCTGCCTGGGAGTTCGGAGGCCACACTGGGGAGGCCACATGCAACCTGTGGTCTGTATATGTGCACGAAGAGGTGCTGGGGCTCAACAGAGCAAAG GCTCATGGAGCTTTGAGTCCAACAGAACGCAAGAGTACTATAGACAAGTATGTTAAAGGGGGCAGGAAACTCAGCGACTGGAACGTTTGGACGGCCCTGGAGACATACCTGCAG CTCCAGGAAAAGTTTGGCTGGGATGCTATAAAGAAGGTGTTTGCTGTCTACCACAAGATGACCAGCTACCCCAGTGACAACAAGGAAAAGATGAACCTGTACGCTGTGACCTTCTCCGAGGCTGTCGGCATGAACCTGTCTGGGTTCTTCAAAGCCTGGAGCTGGCCCATCGGACGAGACACTGAAGAGAAACTCTTCAGCCTGCCTCCCTGGAGTGACCACCCCATGGTCAAATATGAGTAA
- the LOC121943659 gene encoding TRPM8 channel-associated factor homolog isoform X2: MSTKPIQSYHEGAYKSLMKGLKELDFRSSSVPCDLVLTGDQAFPLAVNSEGQVLVAASQYGHGRIVVLAHETYLTTFPALVENALTWLRGDGSDNLSVGVQEYVKAVADNLSKSSFQAKVVGAFSDKLGVGVYVTDAYSAGANMKELVAFLKAGGGVLIGGQAWHWATQNPKANAFLQFPGNKVSGVAGIYFSTAYGGKEVLPVQPQIPSSLKTLRAGKDFKDDLKVLHQGISEFDFGGDISMCEALVHGPLAFPIGTTEDGRAFLAGSYYGKGRVVVIAHEYLLKVETLASLWTNAIDWLDQGRNGVVGVAPDVKLANKSGLKFEKTKLKKDLSVFVCNIWSDDHAEIQDFVAEGGGLLIGGQLWYWASTHWGNPMTEHSGNKILKKMGLGLMPPKIYGGGSNKPLVPNQAVKNANHFRHRLQRFAGSVTQGDKLTKDEEENLKQLGIECAYFLKMEAHESYQYTHVLSVLTDIMKISGMPQVSEKNPVKTPKDHLLLSVGPEAYKVSPDRDALLPYLIKDLPSLPLVNNQRIRVTVNTAGGEEWISTGLYLSPGMKTQITIPAMIVNKSWEIQISCQSDTLNHDELKRAPRVVERFPVTRERMQLQNMWGGLIYLVAPPNTKVEGAEVIVQQAISAPYYKSGVTTTAEWSSLRKAPAPWAEMEFDNIILTAPSDSVRDLERPEEVERLWNEIMKGVADLAAIPQKLPRKERIVADVQISYGLLHAGYPIMMYSKYASELFSVKDAKTVGIWGQLHELGHNQQRPAWEFGGHTGEATCNLWSVYLSEEVLGVDRAKAHSTVAPAARKNTIDKYVKEGRQLSKWEVWTALETYLQAPPATGLYRYRR, from the exons ATGTCCACTAAACCCATCCAGTCCTACCATGAAGGGGCCTACAAGTCCCTCATGAAAGGTTTGAAAGAGCTGGACTTCCGGAGCTCCAGTGTTCCCTGTGACCTGGTGCTAACTGGAGACCAAGCCTTTCCATTAGCAGTAAACAGCGAAGGCCAGGTCCTGGTGGCAGCCTCCCAGTACGGCCATGGGAGGATTGTGGTCCTGGCTCATGAGACCTACCTGACCACCTTTCCTGCTCTGGTAGAGAATGCTCTGACCTGGCTGAGAGGAGATGGATCTGACAACCTGTCTGTGGGGGTCCAAGAATACGTCAAGGCAGTCGCTGATAACCTCAGCAAATCCAGCTTCCAAGCCAAAGTTGTGGGGGCCTTCAGTGACAAACTGGGGGTTGGTGTGTATGTGACGGACGCCTACAGCGCGGGTGCAAACATGAAGGAGCTGGTGGCGTTTCTGAAAGCTGGAGGAGGGGTGCTGATAGGGGGGCAGGCATGGCACTGGGCTACACAAAACCCTAAAGCAAATGCATTTCTGCAATTTCCAGGGAACAAAGTGTCTGGAGTTGCAGGAATCTACTTTTCTACAGCTTATGGGGGGAAAGAGGTCCTGCCTGTCCAGCCTCAGATCCCATCCTCACTGAAGACTTTACG TGCAGGTAAAGATTTCAAGGATGACCTGAAGGTCTTACACCAGGGGATTTCGGAGTTTGACTTTGGGGGTGATATAAGTATGTGTGAGGCCCTGGTCCACGGTCCACTGGCCTTCCCCATTGGTACCACTGAAGATGGACGGGCGTTCCTGGCAGGAAGCTACTATGGGAAGGGAAGAGTTGTTGTGATCGCACATGAGTATCTTCTGAAAGTAGAG ACACTGGCGTCCCTTTGGACCAATGCCATTGATTGGTTGGACCAAGGCCGGAACGGAGTTGTTGGTGTTGCGCCAGATGTCAAACTTGCCAACAAGTCAGGGTTAAAGTTTGAGAAGACAAAGCTGAAGAAAGACCTGAGTGTATTCGTTTGTAATATCTGGAGCGATGATCATGCAGAAATCCAAGACTTTGTGGCAGAGGGAGGAGGCCTCCTGATTGGTGGACAACTGTGGTACTGGGCATCGACACACTGGGGAAACCCAATGACAGAACACTCAG GGaacaaaatcctgaaaaaaatggGCCTGGGCCTGATGCCACCAAAAATTTATGGAGGAGGTTCCAACAAGCCCCTTGTACCTAACCAGGCCGTGAAGAACGCCAACCACTTCCGCCACCGTCTTCAGCGTTTTGCTGGCAGTGTTACACAGGGTGACAAACTTACCAAGGATGAGGAAGAAAACCTTAAACAACTGGGCATAGAGTGTGCCTACTTCTTGAAGATGGAGGCTCATGAGAGCTACCAGTACACACACGTGCTGTCCGTCCTCACTGACATAATGAAGATATCTGGCATGCCACAG GTGAGTGAGAAGAACCCTGTGAAAACCCCCAAAGACCACCTGCTCCTCAGTGTGGGGCCAGAGGCGTATAAAGTGTCCCCAGATCGTGATGCTCTCCTGCCGTACCTCATCAAGGATCTCCCCTCGTTGCCTTTGGTCAATAACCAAAGAATCAGGGTTACTGTTAACACTGCAG GAGGGGAGGAGTGGATCAGTACAGGTCTGTACCTCTCCCCTGGGATGAAGACTCAAATAACCATTCCAGCAATGATTGTCAACAAGAGCTGGGAG ATCCAGATCAGTTGTCAGTCAGACACACTGAATCATGATGAGTTGAAGAGAGCACCACGAGTTGTTGAGCGATTTCCTGTTACCAGGGAGAGGATGCAGCTGCAGAACATGTGGGGAGGACTCATCTACCTGGTGGCTCCACCCAACACAAAGGTGGAGGGGGCAGAGGTCATAGTGCAACAAGCGATATCTGCTCCTTATTACAAGTCTG GTGTGACAACAACAGCTGAGTGGTCATCACTGCGCAAAGCTCCTGCACCCTGGGCAGAGATGGAGTTTGACAACATCATCCTCACTGCACCATCAGATAGTGTTCGAGACCTGGAGCGACCTGAAGAGGTGGAGAGGCTTTGGAATGAGATCATGAAGGGTGTCGCTGACCTGGCTGCCATACCACAGAAACTTCCCCGAAAAGAGCGTATTGTTGCAGATGTGCAGATTTCCTATG GTTTGCTGCATGCAGGATATCCTATTATGATGTACTCAAAATATGCAAGTGAGCTGTTCAGTGTGAAAGATGCCAAAACTGTGGGCATTTGGGGACAACTTCATGAACTGGGACACAACCAACAGAGACCCGCCTGGGAGTTCGGAGGCCACACCGGTGAGGCCACATGCAACCTGTGGTCTGTGTATTTGAGTGAAGAGGTGCTGGGAGTCGACAGAGCAAAG GCACATTCAACTGTGGCTCCAGCTGCTCGGAAGAATACTATAGACAAGTATGTTAAAGAGGGCAGGCAACTCAGCAAATGGGAAGTCTGGACAGCCCTGGAGACATACCTGcag GCTCCACCTGCTACTGGACTCTACAGATACAGGAGGTGA
- the LOC121943659 gene encoding TRPM8 channel-associated factor homolog isoform X1, with protein MSTKPIQSYHEGAYKSLMKGLKELDFRSSSVPCDLVLTGDQAFPLAVNSEGQVLVAASQYGHGRIVVLAHETYLTTFPALVENALTWLRGDGSDNLSVGVQEYVKAVADNLSKSSFQAKVVGAFSDKLGVGVYVTDAYSAGANMKELVAFLKAGGGVLIGGQAWHWATQNPKANAFLQFPGNKVSGVAGIYFSTAYGGKEVLPVQPQIPSSLKTLRAGKDFKDDLKVLHQGISEFDFGGDISMCEALVHGPLAFPIGTTEDGRAFLAGSYYGKGRVVVIAHEYLLKVETLASLWTNAIDWLDQGRNGVVGVAPDVKLANKSGLKFEKTKLKKDLSVFVCNIWSDDHAEIQDFVAEGGGLLIGGQLWYWASTHWGNPMTEHSGNKILKKMGLGLMPPKIYGGGSNKPLVPNQAVKNANHFRHRLQRFAGSVTQGDKLTKDEEENLKQLGIECAYFLKMEAHESYQYTHVLSVLTDIMKISGMPQVSEKNPVKTPKDHLLLSVGPEAYKVSPDRDALLPYLIKDLPSLPLVNNQRIRVTVNTAGGEEWISTGLYLSPGMKTQITIPAMIVNKSWEIQISCQSDTLNHDELKRAPRVVERFPVTRERMQLQNMWGGLIYLVAPPNTKVEGAEVIVQQAISAPYYKSGVTTTAEWSSLRKAPAPWAEMEFDNIILTAPSDSVRDLERPEEVERLWNEIMKGVADLAAIPQKLPRKERIVADVQISYGLLHAGYPIMMYSKYASELFSVKDAKTVGIWGQLHELGHNQQRPAWEFGGHTGEATCNLWSVYLSEEVLGVDRAKAHSTVAPAARKNTIDKYVKEGRQLSKWEVWTALETYLQLQEKFGWDAFKKVFGVYHNITRYPSDNEGKMNLFNETFSKAVGMNLSGFFKSWGWPIIRDTEEKLSNLPPWNDHPMLKYE; from the exons ATGTCCACTAAACCCATCCAGTCCTACCATGAAGGGGCCTACAAGTCCCTCATGAAAGGTTTGAAAGAGCTGGACTTCCGGAGCTCCAGTGTTCCCTGTGACCTGGTGCTAACTGGAGACCAAGCCTTTCCATTAGCAGTAAACAGCGAAGGCCAGGTCCTGGTGGCAGCCTCCCAGTACGGCCATGGGAGGATTGTGGTCCTGGCTCATGAGACCTACCTGACCACCTTTCCTGCTCTGGTAGAGAATGCTCTGACCTGGCTGAGAGGAGATGGATCTGACAACCTGTCTGTGGGGGTCCAAGAATACGTCAAGGCAGTCGCTGATAACCTCAGCAAATCCAGCTTCCAAGCCAAAGTTGTGGGGGCCTTCAGTGACAAACTGGGGGTTGGTGTGTATGTGACGGACGCCTACAGCGCGGGTGCAAACATGAAGGAGCTGGTGGCGTTTCTGAAAGCTGGAGGAGGGGTGCTGATAGGGGGGCAGGCATGGCACTGGGCTACACAAAACCCTAAAGCAAATGCATTTCTGCAATTTCCAGGGAACAAAGTGTCTGGAGTTGCAGGAATCTACTTTTCTACAGCTTATGGGGGGAAAGAGGTCCTGCCTGTCCAGCCTCAGATCCCATCCTCACTGAAGACTTTACG TGCAGGTAAAGATTTCAAGGATGACCTGAAGGTCTTACACCAGGGGATTTCGGAGTTTGACTTTGGGGGTGATATAAGTATGTGTGAGGCCCTGGTCCACGGTCCACTGGCCTTCCCCATTGGTACCACTGAAGATGGACGGGCGTTCCTGGCAGGAAGCTACTATGGGAAGGGAAGAGTTGTTGTGATCGCACATGAGTATCTTCTGAAAGTAGAG ACACTGGCGTCCCTTTGGACCAATGCCATTGATTGGTTGGACCAAGGCCGGAACGGAGTTGTTGGTGTTGCGCCAGATGTCAAACTTGCCAACAAGTCAGGGTTAAAGTTTGAGAAGACAAAGCTGAAGAAAGACCTGAGTGTATTCGTTTGTAATATCTGGAGCGATGATCATGCAGAAATCCAAGACTTTGTGGCAGAGGGAGGAGGCCTCCTGATTGGTGGACAACTGTGGTACTGGGCATCGACACACTGGGGAAACCCAATGACAGAACACTCAG GGaacaaaatcctgaaaaaaatggGCCTGGGCCTGATGCCACCAAAAATTTATGGAGGAGGTTCCAACAAGCCCCTTGTACCTAACCAGGCCGTGAAGAACGCCAACCACTTCCGCCACCGTCTTCAGCGTTTTGCTGGCAGTGTTACACAGGGTGACAAACTTACCAAGGATGAGGAAGAAAACCTTAAACAACTGGGCATAGAGTGTGCCTACTTCTTGAAGATGGAGGCTCATGAGAGCTACCAGTACACACACGTGCTGTCCGTCCTCACTGACATAATGAAGATATCTGGCATGCCACAG GTGAGTGAGAAGAACCCTGTGAAAACCCCCAAAGACCACCTGCTCCTCAGTGTGGGGCCAGAGGCGTATAAAGTGTCCCCAGATCGTGATGCTCTCCTGCCGTACCTCATCAAGGATCTCCCCTCGTTGCCTTTGGTCAATAACCAAAGAATCAGGGTTACTGTTAACACTGCAG GAGGGGAGGAGTGGATCAGTACAGGTCTGTACCTCTCCCCTGGGATGAAGACTCAAATAACCATTCCAGCAATGATTGTCAACAAGAGCTGGGAG ATCCAGATCAGTTGTCAGTCAGACACACTGAATCATGATGAGTTGAAGAGAGCACCACGAGTTGTTGAGCGATTTCCTGTTACCAGGGAGAGGATGCAGCTGCAGAACATGTGGGGAGGACTCATCTACCTGGTGGCTCCACCCAACACAAAGGTGGAGGGGGCAGAGGTCATAGTGCAACAAGCGATATCTGCTCCTTATTACAAGTCTG GTGTGACAACAACAGCTGAGTGGTCATCACTGCGCAAAGCTCCTGCACCCTGGGCAGAGATGGAGTTTGACAACATCATCCTCACTGCACCATCAGATAGTGTTCGAGACCTGGAGCGACCTGAAGAGGTGGAGAGGCTTTGGAATGAGATCATGAAGGGTGTCGCTGACCTGGCTGCCATACCACAGAAACTTCCCCGAAAAGAGCGTATTGTTGCAGATGTGCAGATTTCCTATG GTTTGCTGCATGCAGGATATCCTATTATGATGTACTCAAAATATGCAAGTGAGCTGTTCAGTGTGAAAGATGCCAAAACTGTGGGCATTTGGGGACAACTTCATGAACTGGGACACAACCAACAGAGACCCGCCTGGGAGTTCGGAGGCCACACCGGTGAGGCCACATGCAACCTGTGGTCTGTGTATTTGAGTGAAGAGGTGCTGGGAGTCGACAGAGCAAAG GCACATTCAACTGTGGCTCCAGCTGCTCGGAAGAATACTATAGACAAGTATGTTAAAGAGGGCAGGCAACTCAGCAAATGGGAAGTCTGGACAGCCCTGGAGACATACCTGcag CTCCAGGAAAAGTTTGGCTGGGATGCCTTTAAGAAGGTGTTTGGTGTCTACCACAACATAACCAGGTACCCAAGTGACAATGAGGGAAAGATGAACCTGTTTAATGAAACCTTCTCCAAGGCTGTCGGCATGAACCTGTCTGGGTTCTTCAAATCCTGGGGCTGGCCCATCATACGAGATACCGAGGAGAAACTCTCAAACCTGCCTCCCTGGAATGACCATCCCATGCTCAAATATGAGTAA